From Eubalaena glacialis isolate mEubGla1 chromosome 5, mEubGla1.1.hap2.+ XY, whole genome shotgun sequence, one genomic window encodes:
- the IDUA gene encoding alpha-L-iduronidase isoform X1, with protein sequence MRPPRPRAALLALLAASLAAAEAPHLVRVDAARALRPLQPFWRSTGFCPPLPHSQADRYDLSWDQQLNLAYVGAVPHGGIEQVRTHWLLDLITARGSARQGLSYNFTHLDRYLDLLRENQLVPGFELMGSPSGCFTDFEDKRQVFEWKNLVSLLARRYIGRYGLKHVSKWNFETWNEPDHHDFDNVSMTLQGFLNYYDACSEGLRAASLALRLGGPGDSFHPLPRSPLCWGLLGHCHNGTNFFTGEVGVRLDYIALHKKGAGSSIYILEQEAAVVRQIQRLFPKFADTPVYNDEADPLVGWSLPQPWRADVTYAAMVVKVIAQHQNLLVANTSSSVRYALLSNDNAFLSYHPHPFSQRTLTARFQVNDTRPPHVQLLRKPVLTAMALLALLDGEQLWAEVSRGGTVLDSNHTVGVLASAHPATGPADAWRATVLVYASDDTRAHASRSVPLTLSLHGVPPGPEVVFVQLYMDNWLCSPYGEWRRLGRPVYPSAEQFRRMRAAEDPATVVPLPFPSSGRLTLRPELPVPSLWLVHVCARPEEPPGQVTRLRALPLTRGQLLLVWSDERVGSKCLWTYEIQFSAEGVVYLPISRKPSTFNLFVFSPDTAVVSGSYRVRAVDYWARPGPFSSPVWYLGAPAP encoded by the exons ATGCGCCCACCTCGCCCCCGCGCCGCGCTGCTCGCGCTCCTGGCCGCGTCCCTTGCGGCCGCCGAGGCTCCGCACCTGGTGCGCGTGGACGCGGCCCGCGCGCTGCGTCCCCTGCAGCCCTTCTGGAGGAGCACCGGCTTCTG TCCCCCACTGCCGCACAGCCAGGCTGACCGGTATGACCTCAGCTGGGACCAGCAGCTCAACCTGGCCTACGTGGGTGCCGTCCCTCATGGTGGCATCGAACAGGTTCGGACCCACTGGCTGCTGGACCTCATCACGGCCAG GGGGTCAGCCAGGCAGGGCCTGAGCTACAACTTCACCCACCTGGACCGGTACCTGGACCTTCTCAGGGAGAACCAGCTCGTCCCAG GCTTTGAGCTGATGGGCAGCCCCTCCGGATGCTTCACTGACTTTGAGGACAAGCGGCAGGTGTTCGAGTGGAAGAACCTGGTCTCGCTCCTGGCCAGGAGATACATCG GTAGGTACGGCCTCAAGCACGTTTCCAAGTGGAATTTCGAGACGTGGAACGAGCCGGACCACCACGACTTTGACAACGTGTCCATGACCTTGCAAG GCTTCTTGAACTACTACGACGCCTGCTCCGAGGGTCTGCGAGCCGCCAGCTTGGCTCTGCGCCTGGGCGGCCCCGGAGACTCCTTCCACCCGCTGCCGCGCTCCCCGCTCTGCTGGGGCCTCCTGGGGCACTGCCACAACGGCACCAACTTCTTCACCGGGGAGGTGGGCGTGAGGCTGGACTACATCGCCCTCCACAAGAAG GGCGCGGGCAGCTCCATCTACATCCTGGAGCAGGAGGCGGCGGTCGTGCGGCAGATACAGCGGCTCTTCCCCAAGTTCGCGGACACCCCCGTTTACAACGACGAGGCCGACCCGCTGGTGGGCTGGTCCTTGCCGCAGCCCTGGAGGGCCGACGTGACCTACGCTGCCATGGTCGTGAAG GTCATCGCACAGCACCAGAACCTGCTGGTGGCCAACACCAGCTCCTCCGTGCGCTACGCGCTCCTAAGCAACGACAACGCCTTCCTGAGTTACCACCCGCACCCCTTCTCTCAGCGCACGCTCACCGCGCGCTTCCAGGTCAACGACACGCGCCCGCCGCACGTGCAGCTGCTGCGCAAGCCTGTGCTCACGGCGATGGCCCTGCTGGCGCTGCTGG ACGGCGAGCAGCTCTGGGCTGAGGTGTCCCGGGGCGGGACGGTGCTGGATAGCAACCACACGGTGGGCGTCCTGGCCAGCGCCCACCCCGCCACGGGCCCCGCCGACGCCTGGCGCGCCACGGTGCTGGTCTACGCGAGCGACGACACCCGCGCCCACGCCAGCCGCAGCGTACCCTTGACTCTGAGCCTGCACGGGGTGCCCCCGGGCCCGG AGGTCGTCTTTGTCCAGCTCTACATGGACAACTGGCTCTGCAGCCCCTACGGCGAGTGGCGGCGCCTGGGCAGGCCCGTCTACCCCTCTGCTGAGCAGTTCCGGCGCATGCGCGCGGCCGAG GACCCGGCGACCGTGGTGCCGCTCCCCTTTCCCAGCAGCGGCCGCCTGACGCTGCGCCCTGAGCTTCCTGTGCCCTCGCTCTGGCTGGTGCACGTGTGCGCGCGCCCCGAGGAGCCGCCGGGGCAG GTGACCCGGCTCCGTGCTCTGCCCTTGACCCGCGGGCAGCTGCTTTTGGTCTGGTCCGATGAGCGTGTGGGCTCCAA GTGCCTGTGGACCTATGAGATCCAGTTCTCCGCGGAGGGTGTGGTGTACCTGCCCATCAGCAGGAAGCCTTCGACCTTTAACCTCTTCGTGTTCAGCCCAG ACACGGCTGTCGTCTCCGGCTCCTACCGGGTCCGTGCTGTGGACTACTGGGCCCGACCAGGCCCCTTCTCGAGCCCTGTGTGGTACCTGGGGGCCCCTGCCCCGTGA
- the IDUA gene encoding alpha-L-iduronidase isoform X3, with protein sequence MRPPRPRAALLALLAASLAAAEAPHLVRVDAARALRPLQPFWRSTGFCPPLPHSQADRYDLSWDQQLNLAYVGAVPHGGIEQVRTHWLLDLITARGSARQGLSYNFTHLDRYLDLLRENQLVPGFELMGSPSGCFTDFEDKRQVFEWKNLVSLLARRYIGRYGLKHVSKWNFETWNEPDHHDFDNVSMTLQGFLNYYDACSEGLRAASLALRLGGPGDSFHPLPRSPLCWGLLGHCHNGTNFFTGEVGVRLDYIALHKKGAGSSIYILEQEAAVVRQIQRLFPKFADTPVYNDEADPLVGWSLPQPWRADVTYAAMVVKVIAQHQNLLVANTSSSVRYALLSNDNAFLSYHPHPFSQRTLTARFQVNDTRPPHVQLLRKPVLTAMALLALLDGEQLWAEVSRGGTVLDSNHTVGVLASAHPATGPADAWRATVLVYASDDTRAHASRSVPLTLSLHGVPPGPEVVFVQLYMDNWLCSPYGEWRRLGRPVYPSAEQFRRMRAAEDPATVVPLPFPSSGRLTLRPELPVPSLWLVHVCARPEEPPGQVTRLRALPLTRGQLLLVWSDERVGSKCVPVDL encoded by the exons ATGCGCCCACCTCGCCCCCGCGCCGCGCTGCTCGCGCTCCTGGCCGCGTCCCTTGCGGCCGCCGAGGCTCCGCACCTGGTGCGCGTGGACGCGGCCCGCGCGCTGCGTCCCCTGCAGCCCTTCTGGAGGAGCACCGGCTTCTG TCCCCCACTGCCGCACAGCCAGGCTGACCGGTATGACCTCAGCTGGGACCAGCAGCTCAACCTGGCCTACGTGGGTGCCGTCCCTCATGGTGGCATCGAACAGGTTCGGACCCACTGGCTGCTGGACCTCATCACGGCCAG GGGGTCAGCCAGGCAGGGCCTGAGCTACAACTTCACCCACCTGGACCGGTACCTGGACCTTCTCAGGGAGAACCAGCTCGTCCCAG GCTTTGAGCTGATGGGCAGCCCCTCCGGATGCTTCACTGACTTTGAGGACAAGCGGCAGGTGTTCGAGTGGAAGAACCTGGTCTCGCTCCTGGCCAGGAGATACATCG GTAGGTACGGCCTCAAGCACGTTTCCAAGTGGAATTTCGAGACGTGGAACGAGCCGGACCACCACGACTTTGACAACGTGTCCATGACCTTGCAAG GCTTCTTGAACTACTACGACGCCTGCTCCGAGGGTCTGCGAGCCGCCAGCTTGGCTCTGCGCCTGGGCGGCCCCGGAGACTCCTTCCACCCGCTGCCGCGCTCCCCGCTCTGCTGGGGCCTCCTGGGGCACTGCCACAACGGCACCAACTTCTTCACCGGGGAGGTGGGCGTGAGGCTGGACTACATCGCCCTCCACAAGAAG GGCGCGGGCAGCTCCATCTACATCCTGGAGCAGGAGGCGGCGGTCGTGCGGCAGATACAGCGGCTCTTCCCCAAGTTCGCGGACACCCCCGTTTACAACGACGAGGCCGACCCGCTGGTGGGCTGGTCCTTGCCGCAGCCCTGGAGGGCCGACGTGACCTACGCTGCCATGGTCGTGAAG GTCATCGCACAGCACCAGAACCTGCTGGTGGCCAACACCAGCTCCTCCGTGCGCTACGCGCTCCTAAGCAACGACAACGCCTTCCTGAGTTACCACCCGCACCCCTTCTCTCAGCGCACGCTCACCGCGCGCTTCCAGGTCAACGACACGCGCCCGCCGCACGTGCAGCTGCTGCGCAAGCCTGTGCTCACGGCGATGGCCCTGCTGGCGCTGCTGG ACGGCGAGCAGCTCTGGGCTGAGGTGTCCCGGGGCGGGACGGTGCTGGATAGCAACCACACGGTGGGCGTCCTGGCCAGCGCCCACCCCGCCACGGGCCCCGCCGACGCCTGGCGCGCCACGGTGCTGGTCTACGCGAGCGACGACACCCGCGCCCACGCCAGCCGCAGCGTACCCTTGACTCTGAGCCTGCACGGGGTGCCCCCGGGCCCGG AGGTCGTCTTTGTCCAGCTCTACATGGACAACTGGCTCTGCAGCCCCTACGGCGAGTGGCGGCGCCTGGGCAGGCCCGTCTACCCCTCTGCTGAGCAGTTCCGGCGCATGCGCGCGGCCGAG GACCCGGCGACCGTGGTGCCGCTCCCCTTTCCCAGCAGCGGCCGCCTGACGCTGCGCCCTGAGCTTCCTGTGCCCTCGCTCTGGCTGGTGCACGTGTGCGCGCGCCCCGAGGAGCCGCCGGGGCAG GTGACCCGGCTCCGTGCTCTGCCCTTGACCCGCGGGCAGCTGCTTTTGGTCTGGTCCGATGAGCGTGTGGGCTCCAAGTGC GTGCCTGTGGACCTATGA
- the SLC26A1 gene encoding sulfate anion transporter 1 encodes MDVSPECTQQGRGLVLVRRRPPAPPDLREALKARLRRSCACSVQGAWALLQDLLPATRWLRQYQPREDLAGDVISGLVIGIILVPQAIAYSLLAGLQPIYSLYTSFFANLIYFLMGTSRHISVGIFSLLCLMVGQVVDRELLLAGFDPAQDGPGPGANRSALNASATMLALGLQDCSRDCYAIRVATALTLLAGIYQVLMGVLGLGFVSAYLSQPLLDGFAMGASVTILTSQLRHLLGVRVPRHQGLGLVVSTWLSLLRSAGQANLCDVLTSAACLAVLLAAKELSDRYRHHLKVPLPAELLVIGAATLVSHFGQFHERFGSSVAGDIPTGFMAPHVPEPGLVWRVALDAASLALVSSAFSISLAEMFARSHGYSVRANQELLAVGCCNVLPAFFHCFATSAALAKSLVKTATGCRTQLSSAVSAAVVLLVVLALAPLFRDLQRSVLACIIIVSLRGALRKVRDVPRLWRLSPADALVWVATAATCVLVSTEAGLLAGILLSLLSLAGRTRHPRAALLARAGDSSFYGDPAEFEGLVPEPGVQVFRFTGPLYYANKDFFLRSLYSLTGLNAGYAAARRKERGPGVGAGEGEPVEGRDLGPGSSTAALVPSATCFHAVVIDCAPLLFLDAAGLATLQDLRRDYGALGITLLLACCSPSVRDTLRRGGFLGEDQGDAAEEGQLFPSVHCAVQAARARCQELVATNSTL; translated from the exons ATGGACGTGTCCCCTGAGTGCACACAGCAGGGCAGGGGGCTGGTGCTGGTTCGCCGGCGGCCCCCTGCACCCCCAGACCTGCGAGAGGCTCTGAAGGCCCGGCTGCGGCGGAGCTGTGCATGCAgcgtgcagggggcctgggcgcTGCTGCAGGACTTGCTCCCCGCCACGCGCTGGCTCCGCCAGTACCAGCCTCGGGAGGACCTGGCGGGTGACGTCATATCTGGGCTGGTCATCGGCATCATCCTGGTGCCTCAGGCCATCGCCTACTCACTGCTGGCCGGGCTGCAGCCCATCTACAGCCTCTACACGTCCTTCTTTGCAAACCTCATCTACTTCCTCATGGGCACCTCGCGTCACATCTCCGTGGGTATCTTCAGCCTGCTCTGCCTCATGGTGGGCCAAGTGGTGGATCGCGAGCTCCTGCTGGCCGGCTTCGACCCCGCCCAGGACGGCCCGGGGCCCGGGGCCAACCGCAGCGCCCTCAATGCCTCGGCCACCATGCTGGCGCTTGGGCTACAGGACTGCAGCCGGGACTGCTACGCCATCCGCGTGGCCACCGCCCTCACGCTGCTGGCCGGGATTTACCAG GTCCTCATGGGCGTCCTCGGGCTGGGCTTCGTGTCCGCCTACCTCTCGCAGCCGCTGCTGGACGGCTTCGCCATGGGGGCCTCAGTGACCATCCTGACCTCCCAGCTCCGACACCTGCTGGGCGTGCGGGTCCCGCGGCATCAGGGGCTGGGCCTGGTGGTCAGCACATGGCTGAGCCTGCTGCGCAGTGCCGGGCAGGCCAACCTGTGCGACGTGCTCACCAGTGCCGCATGCCTGGCCGTGCTGCTGGCGGCCAAGGAGCTCTCGGACCGCTACCGGCACCACTTGAAGGTGCCGCTGCCCGCAGAACTGCTGGTCATCGGGGCGGCCACGCTCGTGTCCCACTTCGGGCAGTTCCACGAGCGCTTCGGCTCCAGCGTGGCTGGCGACATCCCCACTGGCTTCATGGCCCCGCATGTGCCAGAGCCGGGGCTGGTGTGGCGCGTGGCGCTGGACGCCGCATCCCTGGCCCTCGTGAGTTCCGCCTTCTCCATCTCGCTGGCGGAGATGTTCGCCCGCAGCCATGGCTACTCTGTGCGCGCCAACCAGGAGCTGCTGGCTGTGGGCTGCTGCAATGTGCTGCCTGCCTTCTTCCACTGTTTTGCCACCAGCGCCGCCCTGGCCAAGAGCCTGGTGAAGACAGCCACCGGCTGCCGCACGCAGCTGTCCAGCGCGGTCAGCGCCGCcgtggtgctgctggtggtgctgGCGCTAGCGCCCCTGTTCCGGGACCTGCAGCGGAGCGTGCTGGCCTGCATCATCATCGTCAGCCTGCGTGGGGCCCTGCGCAAGGTGCGGGACGTCCCGCGGCTATGGCGGCTCAGCCCTGCCGATGCTCTGGTCTGGGTGGCCACGGCGGCCACCTgcgtgctggtcagcactgaggCCGGGCTCCTGGCCGGCATTCTCCTCTCACTGCTCAGCCTGGCCGGCCGCACACGGCACCCACGCGCTGCCCTGCTCGCCCGCGCCGGGGATTCCAGCTTCTATGGGGACCCAGCAGAATTTGAGGGCCTGGTCCCTGAGCCTGGTGTGCAGGTGTTCCGCTTCACGGGGCCCCTCTACTATGCCAATAAGGACTTCTTCCTGCGGTCACTCTACAGCCTCACCGGGCTGAACGCGGGGTATGCAGCCGCCAGGAGGAAGGAGCGGGGCCCAGGGGTGGGGGCTGGCGAGGGAGAGCCTGTCGAAGGCAGGGACCTGGGTCCCGGGAGCAGCACAGCTGCGCTGGTGCCCTCGGCGACCTGCTTCCACGCAGTGGTCATTGACTGTGCCCCGCTGCTGTTCCTGGACGCAGCCGGCCTGGCCACACTGCAGGACCTGCGCCGAGACTACGGGGCCTTGGGCATCACCCTGCTCCTGGCCTGCTGCAGCCCCTCGGTAAGGGACACCCTGAGGAGAGGCGGCTTCCTCGGGGAGGACCAGGGGGACGCGGCCGAGGAGGGGCAGCTGTTCCCCAGCGTGCACTGTGCCGTGCAGGCGGCCCGAGCCCGCTGCCAGGAGCTGGTGGCCACCAACTCCACCCTCTAA
- the IDUA gene encoding alpha-L-iduronidase isoform X2 produces MRPPRPRAALLALLAASLAAAEAPHLVRVDAARALRPLQPFWRSTGFCPPLPHSQADRYDLSWDQQLNLAYVGAVPHGGIEQVRTHWLLDLITARGSARQGLSYNFTHLDRYLDLLRENQLVPGFELMGSPSGCFTDFEDKRQVFEWKNLVSLLARRYIGRYGLKHVSKWNFETWNEPDHHDFDNVSMTLQGFLNYYDACSEGLRAASLALRLGGPGDSFHPLPRSPLCWGLLGHCHNGTNFFTGEGAGSSIYILEQEAAVVRQIQRLFPKFADTPVYNDEADPLVGWSLPQPWRADVTYAAMVVKVIAQHQNLLVANTSSSVRYALLSNDNAFLSYHPHPFSQRTLTARFQVNDTRPPHVQLLRKPVLTAMALLALLDGEQLWAEVSRGGTVLDSNHTVGVLASAHPATGPADAWRATVLVYASDDTRAHASRSVPLTLSLHGVPPGPEVVFVQLYMDNWLCSPYGEWRRLGRPVYPSAEQFRRMRAAEDPATVVPLPFPSSGRLTLRPELPVPSLWLVHVCARPEEPPGQVTRLRALPLTRGQLLLVWSDERVGSKCLWTYEIQFSAEGVVYLPISRKPSTFNLFVFSPDTAVVSGSYRVRAVDYWARPGPFSSPVWYLGAPAP; encoded by the exons ATGCGCCCACCTCGCCCCCGCGCCGCGCTGCTCGCGCTCCTGGCCGCGTCCCTTGCGGCCGCCGAGGCTCCGCACCTGGTGCGCGTGGACGCGGCCCGCGCGCTGCGTCCCCTGCAGCCCTTCTGGAGGAGCACCGGCTTCTG TCCCCCACTGCCGCACAGCCAGGCTGACCGGTATGACCTCAGCTGGGACCAGCAGCTCAACCTGGCCTACGTGGGTGCCGTCCCTCATGGTGGCATCGAACAGGTTCGGACCCACTGGCTGCTGGACCTCATCACGGCCAG GGGGTCAGCCAGGCAGGGCCTGAGCTACAACTTCACCCACCTGGACCGGTACCTGGACCTTCTCAGGGAGAACCAGCTCGTCCCAG GCTTTGAGCTGATGGGCAGCCCCTCCGGATGCTTCACTGACTTTGAGGACAAGCGGCAGGTGTTCGAGTGGAAGAACCTGGTCTCGCTCCTGGCCAGGAGATACATCG GTAGGTACGGCCTCAAGCACGTTTCCAAGTGGAATTTCGAGACGTGGAACGAGCCGGACCACCACGACTTTGACAACGTGTCCATGACCTTGCAAG GCTTCTTGAACTACTACGACGCCTGCTCCGAGGGTCTGCGAGCCGCCAGCTTGGCTCTGCGCCTGGGCGGCCCCGGAGACTCCTTCCACCCGCTGCCGCGCTCCCCGCTCTGCTGGGGCCTCCTGGGGCACTGCCACAACGGCACCAACTTCTTCACCGGGGAG GGCGCGGGCAGCTCCATCTACATCCTGGAGCAGGAGGCGGCGGTCGTGCGGCAGATACAGCGGCTCTTCCCCAAGTTCGCGGACACCCCCGTTTACAACGACGAGGCCGACCCGCTGGTGGGCTGGTCCTTGCCGCAGCCCTGGAGGGCCGACGTGACCTACGCTGCCATGGTCGTGAAG GTCATCGCACAGCACCAGAACCTGCTGGTGGCCAACACCAGCTCCTCCGTGCGCTACGCGCTCCTAAGCAACGACAACGCCTTCCTGAGTTACCACCCGCACCCCTTCTCTCAGCGCACGCTCACCGCGCGCTTCCAGGTCAACGACACGCGCCCGCCGCACGTGCAGCTGCTGCGCAAGCCTGTGCTCACGGCGATGGCCCTGCTGGCGCTGCTGG ACGGCGAGCAGCTCTGGGCTGAGGTGTCCCGGGGCGGGACGGTGCTGGATAGCAACCACACGGTGGGCGTCCTGGCCAGCGCCCACCCCGCCACGGGCCCCGCCGACGCCTGGCGCGCCACGGTGCTGGTCTACGCGAGCGACGACACCCGCGCCCACGCCAGCCGCAGCGTACCCTTGACTCTGAGCCTGCACGGGGTGCCCCCGGGCCCGG AGGTCGTCTTTGTCCAGCTCTACATGGACAACTGGCTCTGCAGCCCCTACGGCGAGTGGCGGCGCCTGGGCAGGCCCGTCTACCCCTCTGCTGAGCAGTTCCGGCGCATGCGCGCGGCCGAG GACCCGGCGACCGTGGTGCCGCTCCCCTTTCCCAGCAGCGGCCGCCTGACGCTGCGCCCTGAGCTTCCTGTGCCCTCGCTCTGGCTGGTGCACGTGTGCGCGCGCCCCGAGGAGCCGCCGGGGCAG GTGACCCGGCTCCGTGCTCTGCCCTTGACCCGCGGGCAGCTGCTTTTGGTCTGGTCCGATGAGCGTGTGGGCTCCAA GTGCCTGTGGACCTATGAGATCCAGTTCTCCGCGGAGGGTGTGGTGTACCTGCCCATCAGCAGGAAGCCTTCGACCTTTAACCTCTTCGTGTTCAGCCCAG ACACGGCTGTCGTCTCCGGCTCCTACCGGGTCCGTGCTGTGGACTACTGGGCCCGACCAGGCCCCTTCTCGAGCCCTGTGTGGTACCTGGGGGCCCCTGCCCCGTGA